In Gadus chalcogrammus isolate NIFS_2021 chromosome 11, NIFS_Gcha_1.0, whole genome shotgun sequence, a single window of DNA contains:
- the invs gene encoding inversin isoform X2, with the protein MTSEAPSVAPSSLGSPVHAAAVNGDRSALMKLITAQPSLRDNEDQFGRTPLMYCVLADRLDCAEALLKAGASVNKTDHSQRTALHLTAHKGNVRFLKLLLSRRADWLQKDLEGMTPLHLATRHPSLKPLALLLKHIGPGEVDTQDKNKQTALHWSAFYNRPEHVRLLIKHDSNIGIPDSEGKIPLHWAAHSQEPSATQTVRCILEAAPTESLLNWQDYEGRTPLHFAVADGNEAVVDLLTSYHGCSVTAYDNLFRTPLHWAALLGHARIVHLLLERNTSGTIPSDSQGATPLHYGAQSNYATVGVFLSHPSVKDEPDLEGRTAFMWAAGKGSDEVIRTMLSFTSGMDINMADKYGGTALHAASLSGHVSTVRLLLEKGAMVDSLDVMKHTPLFRACEMGQRDVILTLIKGSARVDLVDVDGHTALHWAALGGNAEVCQVLMENGISPNVQDQAGRTPLQCAAYGGYITCMAVLMENNADPNIQDKEGRTALHWSCNNGYLDAVKLLLGYKAFPNHMEHTEERYTPLDYALLGEHSEVTQFMLEHGALSIAAIQDIAAASIQAVYKGYTVRKAFQERKQLFMRHEQLRKDAAKKREEEQRRREVQQQSSVALAESGRTPAEHQRHSLANKMNGLALHDPVPEPRKASKAERLKAKEELRKQKAHTRSRGSRRSRETESHDVPGVQCHVTTSKLKERSPSASCGRLPSPNSNPSLNPSPRPSPRPSPRRPTTATATATGPSSPSARPGAAGAPLPSLREALGSAGRAALRLADTESTPLRAGDQNQEQGPEGQALSLRCRSAPNHKTPSGRTHHAATHTPFPLRTPRERGTQPSQHGRRNEAAGTIQRAWRRFRARERPQEGGPLEWAESKNPSHTPNRKKTELRAQSAKLTANKNSVLQSIYGNSMARRGRSLRSAQSQMLLDLSLRTGSQLSGIDCVHLGDTLSQATQYSYHLRPQSSGQACRGRGKY; encoded by the exons ATG ACCTCCGAGGCCCCCAGCGTGGCCCCGTCCTCTCTGGGCTCCCCGGTCCACGCCGCGGCGGTCAACGGAGACCGCAGCGCCCTGATGAAGCTGATCACAG cCCAGCCCTCTCTGCGGGACAACGAGGACCAGTTTGGGCGGACCCCTCTGATGTACTGCGTGCTGGCGGACCGGCTGGACTGTGCCGAGGCCCTGCTGAAGGCAGGAGCGTCCGTCAACAAGACAGACCACAGCCAGCGCACCGCACTGCACCTCACAGCACACAAG GGCAACGTGCGCTTCTTGAAGCTGCTGCTGTCGAGGCGTGCAGACTGGTTGCAGAAGGACCTGGAAGGGATGACCCCCCTCCACCTGGCCACCCGACACCCCTCCCTGAAGCCCCTTGCCCTGCTCCTCAAGCACATCGGCCCCGGGGAGGTGGACACCCAGGACAAGAACAag CAAACCGCCCTCCACTGGTCCGCGTTCTACAACCGGCCGGAACACGTGCGTCTGCTGATCAAGCACGACTCCAACATCGGCATCCCGGACAGCGAGGGTAAGATCCCCCTGCACTGGGCCGCCCACAGCCAGGAGCCCAGCGCCACGCAGACGGTCCGCTGCATCCTG gaGGCGGCGCCCACCGAGTCCCTGTTGAACTGGCAGGACTACGAGGGCCGCACGCCGCTGCACTTTGCGGTCGCCGACGGCAACGAGGCGGTGGTGGACCTGCTGACCTCGTACCACGGCTGCAGCGTCACGGCGTACGACAACCTCTTCAGAACGCCGCTGCACTGGGCCGCGCTGCTGG GCCATGCTAGGATCGTGCACCTGCTGCTGGAGAGGAACACCTCAGGCACCATCCCCTCCGACAGCCAGGGAGCCACGCCCCTTCACTATGGAGCCCAGAGCAACTACGCT ACGGTGGGGGTGTTCCTGTCGCACCCCTCGGTGAAGGACGAGCCCGACCTGGAGGGGCGCACCGCCTTCATGTGGGCTGCCGGCAAGGGCAGTGATGAGGTCATCCGCACCATGCTGTCCTTCACCTCCGGCATGGACATCAACATGGCCGACAAGTACGGGGGCACGG CCCTGCATGCAGCCTCCCTCTCCGGCCACGTGAGCACGGTGCGCCTGCTGCTGGAGAAGGGTGCCATGGTGGACTCTCTGGACGTGATGAAGCACACGCCGCTGTTCCGGGCCTGTGAGATGGGGCAGCGAGACGTCATACTCACTCTCATCAAGG GCTCAGCGCGCGTTGACCTGGTGGATGTGGACGGCCACACGGCCCTTCACTGGGCCGCCCTGGGCGGGAACGCTGAGGTGTGCCAGGTGCTGATGGAGAACGGGATCAGTCCCAATGtgcag GACCAGGCGGGGCGCACGCCTCTGCAGTGCGCTGCGTACGGAGGCTACATCACCTGCATGGCGGTCCTCATGGAGAACAACGCCGACCCCAACATCCAGGACAAGGAG gggAGGACTGCTCTCCACTGGTCCTGCAACAACGGCTACCTGGACGCTGTCAAGCTGCTCCTGGGGTACAAAGCCTTCCCCAACCACATGGAGCACacggaggagag gTACACGCCCCTGGACTACGCTCTGCTGGGGGAGCACAGCGAGGTGACTCAGTTCATGCTGGAGCACGGCGCCCTGTCCATCGCCGCCATCCAGGACATCGCGGCCGCCTCCATCCAGGCGGTGTACAAGGGCTACACGGTGCGCAAGGCCTTCCAGGAGAGGAAGCAGCTGTTCATGAGGCACGAGCAGCTCCGCAAGGACGCCGCCAA gaagcgggaggaggagcagcgtcGACGGGAGGTGCAGCAGCAGAGCTCCGTGGCCCTCGCCGAGTCGGGCCGGACGCCAGCAGAGCATCAGCGGCATTCCTTGGCCAACAAGATGAACGGATTGGCCCTGCATGACCCGGTGCCGGAGCCTAGGAAGGCCTCCAAAGCAGAACGTCTCAAGGCCAAAGAAGAGCTCCGGAAACAGAAAG CACACACCAGGAGCCGAGGCTCTcggaggagcagggagacggAGTCACATGACGTCCCCGGCGTCCAGTGTCACGTGACCACCTCCAAGCTGAAGGAACGCTCCCCCTCCGCAAGCTGCGGGAGGCTGCCCAGCCCAAACTCCAACCCAAGCCTCAACCCCAGCCCCAGACCCAGCCCCAGACCCAGCCCTAGACGCCCGACAACAGCAACTGCCACGGCCACGGGACCGTCCTCGCCCAGCGCACGCCCCGGCGCGGCCGGTGCCCCGTTGCCGAGCCTCAGAGAGGCTCTGGGGTCCGCGGGGCGTGCGGCCCTCCGCCTGGCTGACACTGAAAGCACGCCTCTCCGGGCCGGGGACCAGAACCAGGAGCAGGGCCCCGAGGGCCAGGCCCTTTCATTGAGGTGTCGCTCCGCCCCCAACCACAAAACCCCTTCCGGCAGGACACACCATgccgccacacacacgcccttCCCCTTGCGCACACCAAGGGAACGCGGCACGCAGCCCTCTCAGCATGGGAGGAGGAATGAGGCTGCAGGCACCATCCAGAGGGCCtggagaag GTTTAGAGCGAGAGAACGCCCGCAGGAGGGCGGGCCCTTGGAGTGGGCGGAGTCAAAGAATCCAAGCCACACCCCTAACAGGAAGAAGACTGAATTAAGGGCGCAATCCGCTAAGTTAACAGCCAATAAGAACTCAGTGCTGCAAAGCATATATG GAAACTCCATGGCCAGACGGGGGCGTTCCCTAAGAAGCGCCCAATCACAGATGCTCCTGGACTTGTCTCTACGCACCGGGAGTCAGC TGAGTGGGATAGACTGCGTCCACCTGGGGGACACCCTTAGCCAGGCCACCCAGTACTCGTACCACCTGAGACCCCAGAGCTCTGGACAGGCGTGCAGGGGTCGGGGGAAGTACTGA
- the invs gene encoding inversin isoform X1 encodes MTSEAPSVAPSSLGSPVHAAAVNGDRSALMKLITAQPSLRDNEDQFGRTPLMYCVLADRLDCAEALLKAGASVNKTDHSQRTALHLTAHKGNVRFLKLLLSRRADWLQKDLEGMTPLHLATRHPSLKPLALLLKHIGPGEVDTQDKNKQTALHWSAFYNRPEHVRLLIKHDSNIGIPDSEGKIPLHWAAHSQEPSATQTVRCILEAAPTESLLNWQDYEGRTPLHFAVADGNEAVVDLLTSYHGCSVTAYDNLFRTPLHWAALLGHARIVHLLLERNTSGTIPSDSQGATPLHYGAQSNYAETVGVFLSHPSVKDEPDLEGRTAFMWAAGKGSDEVIRTMLSFTSGMDINMADKYGGTALHAASLSGHVSTVRLLLEKGAMVDSLDVMKHTPLFRACEMGQRDVILTLIKGSARVDLVDVDGHTALHWAALGGNAEVCQVLMENGISPNVQDQAGRTPLQCAAYGGYITCMAVLMENNADPNIQDKEGRTALHWSCNNGYLDAVKLLLGYKAFPNHMEHTEERYTPLDYALLGEHSEVTQFMLEHGALSIAAIQDIAAASIQAVYKGYTVRKAFQERKQLFMRHEQLRKDAAKKREEEQRRREVQQQSSVALAESGRTPAEHQRHSLANKMNGLALHDPVPEPRKASKAERLKAKEELRKQKAHTRSRGSRRSRETESHDVPGVQCHVTTSKLKERSPSASCGRLPSPNSNPSLNPSPRPSPRPSPRRPTTATATATGPSSPSARPGAAGAPLPSLREALGSAGRAALRLADTESTPLRAGDQNQEQGPEGQALSLRCRSAPNHKTPSGRTHHAATHTPFPLRTPRERGTQPSQHGRRNEAAGTIQRAWRRFRARERPQEGGPLEWAESKNPSHTPNRKKTELRAQSAKLTANKNSVLQSIYGNSMARRGRSLRSAQSQMLLDLSLRTGSQLSGIDCVHLGDTLSQATQYSYHLRPQSSGQACRGRGKY; translated from the exons ATG ACCTCCGAGGCCCCCAGCGTGGCCCCGTCCTCTCTGGGCTCCCCGGTCCACGCCGCGGCGGTCAACGGAGACCGCAGCGCCCTGATGAAGCTGATCACAG cCCAGCCCTCTCTGCGGGACAACGAGGACCAGTTTGGGCGGACCCCTCTGATGTACTGCGTGCTGGCGGACCGGCTGGACTGTGCCGAGGCCCTGCTGAAGGCAGGAGCGTCCGTCAACAAGACAGACCACAGCCAGCGCACCGCACTGCACCTCACAGCACACAAG GGCAACGTGCGCTTCTTGAAGCTGCTGCTGTCGAGGCGTGCAGACTGGTTGCAGAAGGACCTGGAAGGGATGACCCCCCTCCACCTGGCCACCCGACACCCCTCCCTGAAGCCCCTTGCCCTGCTCCTCAAGCACATCGGCCCCGGGGAGGTGGACACCCAGGACAAGAACAag CAAACCGCCCTCCACTGGTCCGCGTTCTACAACCGGCCGGAACACGTGCGTCTGCTGATCAAGCACGACTCCAACATCGGCATCCCGGACAGCGAGGGTAAGATCCCCCTGCACTGGGCCGCCCACAGCCAGGAGCCCAGCGCCACGCAGACGGTCCGCTGCATCCTG gaGGCGGCGCCCACCGAGTCCCTGTTGAACTGGCAGGACTACGAGGGCCGCACGCCGCTGCACTTTGCGGTCGCCGACGGCAACGAGGCGGTGGTGGACCTGCTGACCTCGTACCACGGCTGCAGCGTCACGGCGTACGACAACCTCTTCAGAACGCCGCTGCACTGGGCCGCGCTGCTGG GCCATGCTAGGATCGTGCACCTGCTGCTGGAGAGGAACACCTCAGGCACCATCCCCTCCGACAGCCAGGGAGCCACGCCCCTTCACTATGGAGCCCAGAGCAACTACGCT GAGACGGTGGGGGTGTTCCTGTCGCACCCCTCGGTGAAGGACGAGCCCGACCTGGAGGGGCGCACCGCCTTCATGTGGGCTGCCGGCAAGGGCAGTGATGAGGTCATCCGCACCATGCTGTCCTTCACCTCCGGCATGGACATCAACATGGCCGACAAGTACGGGGGCACGG CCCTGCATGCAGCCTCCCTCTCCGGCCACGTGAGCACGGTGCGCCTGCTGCTGGAGAAGGGTGCCATGGTGGACTCTCTGGACGTGATGAAGCACACGCCGCTGTTCCGGGCCTGTGAGATGGGGCAGCGAGACGTCATACTCACTCTCATCAAGG GCTCAGCGCGCGTTGACCTGGTGGATGTGGACGGCCACACGGCCCTTCACTGGGCCGCCCTGGGCGGGAACGCTGAGGTGTGCCAGGTGCTGATGGAGAACGGGATCAGTCCCAATGtgcag GACCAGGCGGGGCGCACGCCTCTGCAGTGCGCTGCGTACGGAGGCTACATCACCTGCATGGCGGTCCTCATGGAGAACAACGCCGACCCCAACATCCAGGACAAGGAG gggAGGACTGCTCTCCACTGGTCCTGCAACAACGGCTACCTGGACGCTGTCAAGCTGCTCCTGGGGTACAAAGCCTTCCCCAACCACATGGAGCACacggaggagag gTACACGCCCCTGGACTACGCTCTGCTGGGGGAGCACAGCGAGGTGACTCAGTTCATGCTGGAGCACGGCGCCCTGTCCATCGCCGCCATCCAGGACATCGCGGCCGCCTCCATCCAGGCGGTGTACAAGGGCTACACGGTGCGCAAGGCCTTCCAGGAGAGGAAGCAGCTGTTCATGAGGCACGAGCAGCTCCGCAAGGACGCCGCCAA gaagcgggaggaggagcagcgtcGACGGGAGGTGCAGCAGCAGAGCTCCGTGGCCCTCGCCGAGTCGGGCCGGACGCCAGCAGAGCATCAGCGGCATTCCTTGGCCAACAAGATGAACGGATTGGCCCTGCATGACCCGGTGCCGGAGCCTAGGAAGGCCTCCAAAGCAGAACGTCTCAAGGCCAAAGAAGAGCTCCGGAAACAGAAAG CACACACCAGGAGCCGAGGCTCTcggaggagcagggagacggAGTCACATGACGTCCCCGGCGTCCAGTGTCACGTGACCACCTCCAAGCTGAAGGAACGCTCCCCCTCCGCAAGCTGCGGGAGGCTGCCCAGCCCAAACTCCAACCCAAGCCTCAACCCCAGCCCCAGACCCAGCCCCAGACCCAGCCCTAGACGCCCGACAACAGCAACTGCCACGGCCACGGGACCGTCCTCGCCCAGCGCACGCCCCGGCGCGGCCGGTGCCCCGTTGCCGAGCCTCAGAGAGGCTCTGGGGTCCGCGGGGCGTGCGGCCCTCCGCCTGGCTGACACTGAAAGCACGCCTCTCCGGGCCGGGGACCAGAACCAGGAGCAGGGCCCCGAGGGCCAGGCCCTTTCATTGAGGTGTCGCTCCGCCCCCAACCACAAAACCCCTTCCGGCAGGACACACCATgccgccacacacacgcccttCCCCTTGCGCACACCAAGGGAACGCGGCACGCAGCCCTCTCAGCATGGGAGGAGGAATGAGGCTGCAGGCACCATCCAGAGGGCCtggagaag GTTTAGAGCGAGAGAACGCCCGCAGGAGGGCGGGCCCTTGGAGTGGGCGGAGTCAAAGAATCCAAGCCACACCCCTAACAGGAAGAAGACTGAATTAAGGGCGCAATCCGCTAAGTTAACAGCCAATAAGAACTCAGTGCTGCAAAGCATATATG GAAACTCCATGGCCAGACGGGGGCGTTCCCTAAGAAGCGCCCAATCACAGATGCTCCTGGACTTGTCTCTACGCACCGGGAGTCAGC TGAGTGGGATAGACTGCGTCCACCTGGGGGACACCCTTAGCCAGGCCACCCAGTACTCGTACCACCTGAGACCCCAGAGCTCTGGACAGGCGTGCAGGGGTCGGGGGAAGTACTGA
- the erp44 gene encoding endoplasmic reticulum resident protein 44 gives MKLLPALPYLDIRFFTSILLVMGLSTPGKAEITSLDTGNIEEILNNAGVALVNFYADWCRFSQMLHPIFEEASNLAREEYPDITQVVFARVDCDQHSDIAQRYRISKYPTLKLFRNGMMMKREYRGQRSVAAIADFIRQQKVDPIKEVNSLEELNKVDRSKRNIIGYFETKDSDGYHTFEKVANILRDDCVFFAAFGEVSQTERFSGDNVIFKPVGEAVPDMVFLGSLPSFDLSYAWTQDKCVPLVREITFENGEELTEEGIPFLILFHVKEDTESLEQFQQEVARQLISEKGSINFLHADCEKFRHPLLHIQKTPAECPVIAIDSFRHMYVFPEFKDLMIHGKLRQFVLDLHSGKLHREFHHGPDPTDSTPGQEDMIEMVASNPPESSFQKLAPSETRYTILSRDRDEL, from the exons ATGAAACTCTTACCGGCATTGCCCTATCTCGATATCCGCTTCTTCACTTCAATATTGCTG GTGATGGGCCTCTCTACCCCTGGGAAGGCAGAGATCACCAGTCTTGACACAGGCAACATTGAGGAAATTCTCA ATAATGCTGGGGTGGCATTGGTCAACTTCTATGCAGATTG GTGTCGATTCAGCCAAATGCTCCATCCCATCTTTGAGGAGGCCTCCAACCTGGCCAGGGAGGAGTACCCTGACATCACGCAGGTGGTCTTCGCCCGCGTCGACTGTGACCAACATT CGGACATCGCCCAGAGGTACCGTATATCAAAGTACCCGACCCTGAAGTTGTTCCGTAATggaatgatgatgaagagggagTATAGGGGCCAGAGGTCGGTGGCGGCCATCGCCGACTTTATCCGCCAGCAGAAGGTGGACCCCATCAAAGAGGTCAACTCCCTGGAGGAGCTGAATAAAGTGGAT AGGAGCAAGAGAAACATCATAGGTTACTTTGAAACAAAGGACTCGGACGGCTACCACACATTCGAGAAGGTGGCCAACATCCTTCGAGACGACTGCGTGTTCTTTGCTGCCTTCGG TGAGGTGTCCCAGACGGAGCGCTTCAGCGGAGACAATGTGATCTTCAAGCCCGTGGGTGAGGCCGTCCCAGACATGGTCTTCCTGGGCTCCTTACCTAGCTTTGACCTCAGCTACGCCTGGACCCAGGACAAGTGTGTCCCACTCGTCAGGGAAATCACATTTGAAAACGGAGAG GAACTGAcagaagaagggatccccttcCTCATCTTGTTCCACGTCAAGGAAGACACGGAGAGCTTGGAGCAATTCCAACAGGAAGTGGCCCGCCAGCTAATCAGTGAAAAAG GCTCTATAAACTTCCTGCATGCAGATTGCGAAAAGTTCCGCCATCCATTGCTGCACATCCAGAAGACCCCCGCCGAGTGTCCCGTCATTGCCATCGACTCCTTCAGACATATGTATGTCTTCCCCGAGTTCAAAGACCTCAT GATCCATGGCAAGCTGAGACAGTTTGTGCTGGACCTCCACTCTGGGAAGCTACATCGAGAGTTCCACCACGGACCTGACCCCACAGACAGCACGCCAGGACAG GAGGACATGATAGAAATGGTGGCCAGCAACCCCCCAGAGAGCTCCTTCCAGAAGCTGGCCCCCAGCGAAACCCGCTACACCATCCTAAGCAGGGACCGCGATGAGCTGTGA